The proteins below are encoded in one region of Mangifera indica cultivar Alphonso chromosome 7, CATAS_Mindica_2.1, whole genome shotgun sequence:
- the LOC123221912 gene encoding mediator of RNA polymerase II transcription subunit 33A-like isoform X3, with amino-acid sequence MTVTVAGGGGGGGDAGGGVWDSVVEITKVAQLKGSDPLLWVVQLSSSLNSAGVSLPSTELAQVLVSYICWDNNVPILWKFLEKALMLKIVPPLFLLALLSDRVIPCRRLQPTAYRLYLELLKRYAFTLKCQIHGPDYQKVMKSIDAVLHLSKNFGLPATEPGILVVEFIFSIVWQLLDASLDDEGLLELTPERKSRWPTQPLEMEIDSCNGFDEERTEYHERLHNMNTVMALEIIGKFLQNKVTSRIIYLARRNLPTYWVGFTQRIRLLGENSSALRNSKILTPEGLLQLVSDTRIVLSRECKTSSPKNFHAVITFRSLACSTGLRHGTSRSTLWLPLDLFLENVMDGYQVNSTSAIEIITGMIKTLKAINGTTWHDTFLGLWIAALRLVQRERDPIEGPKPRLDPRLCVLLSITPLVIADLIDEEEAAPNDETECRYSNQWKENKGPWERRNDLVSSLQVLGDYQGLLTPPQSVVSAANQAAAKAMLFLSGISVGSAYFECINMKDMPINCSGNLHHLIVEACISRDLLDTSAYFWHGYVNGRIDQIPRSVPTQVPGWSSFMKGAAFTPIMINALVSSPASSLAELEKVFAIAVKGSEDEKISAATILCGASLIRGWNVQEHAIQFITRLLSPPAPADCDGSYSHFISYAAMLNVLIVGIATVDCVQIFSLHGMVPQLACSLMPICEVFGSCVPNVSWTLPTGEEISAHAVFSSAFALLLKLWRFNHPPIDHGVGDVPTVGSQLTPEYLLSVRNSHLVSAESIHRDRNKRRLSAAASSSYPKPIFVDSFPKVKVWYRQHLRCIAATLSGLVHGTQVHQTVEELLNMMFRKINRGNQSLTSVGTGSSGSSGAVNEDSSLRPKLPAWDILEAVPFVVDAALTACTHGILSPRELATAEVSRGVWKPAFMNGMDWPSPAANLLNVEEHIKRILATTGVDIPSLAAAGGSYPATLPLPLAAFVSLTITYKIDKASERFLNLAGPALETLAAGCPWPCMPIVASLWTQKAKRWFDFLVFSASRTVFLHNSDAVVQLLKSCFTATLGLNTNSISSNGGVGALLGHGFGSHICGGISPVAPGILYLRVYRSIRDITFITEEILSLLMHSVREIASSGLPREKLEKLKTTKNGMRYQQVSHAEAMTKVKLAASLGASLVWLSGGLVLVQSVIKETLPSWFISVHRSEREGSDALDGLVTMLGGYALAYFAVLCGACAWGIDSSSSASKWRPNILGTHLEFLASALDGKISLGCDRATWRAYVSGFVSLMVGCTPTWVLEIDVEVLKRLSKGLTQWNEEELAMALLGIGGVGTMGAAAELIIEHDK; translated from the exons ATGACGGTGACTGTAGCCGGAGGTGGAGGAGGCGGTGGCGATGCTGGTGGTGGAGTTTGGGACAGCGTAGTGGAAATTACAAAGGTGGCGCAATTAAAAGGAAGTGATCCGTTATTGTGGGTTGTACAGTTGTCTTCGAGTTTGAATTCGGCGGGAGTGAGTTTGCCTTCAACTGAGTTAGCTCAAGTGTTGGTTTCGTACATTTGTTGGGATAACAATGTTCCCATTCTATGGAAGTTTCTAGAAAAGGCTCTCATGCTCAAGATCGTCCCTCCTTTGTTCCTCCTCGCTCTGCTTTCTGACAg AGTCATTCCATGTCGACGTTTGCAACCAACAGCATATAGGCTCTACTTGGAGCTTCTCAAAAGATACGCTTTTACACTAAAATGCCAAATTCATGGACCAGATTATCAAAA GGTTATGAAATCAATAGATGCTGTTCTTCATCTTTCCAAGAATTTTGGTCTGCCAGCAACTGAGCCCGGCATTCTTGTGGTTGAGTTTATCTTTTCTATAGTGTGGCAATTGCTTGATGCATCACTAGATGATGAAGGTTTGCTGGAACTTACCCCAGAGAGGAAGTCTAGATGGCCAACTCAACCATTAGAAATGGAAATAGATAGTTGCAATGGCTTTGATGAGGAGAGGACTGAATATCATGAGAGATTGCATAATATGAATACTGTGATGGCGCTTGAGATAATTGGAAAATTTCTACAAAATAAAGTGACTTCTAGGATTATTTATTTGGCACGACGAAACTT GCCCACATATTGGGTAGGTTTCACCCAGAGAATTCGGCTGCTAGGAGAAAATTCATCAGCAttgagaaattcaaaaattttaactccTGAGGGTCTTCTACAGTTGGTATCTGATACTCGTATTGTCTTGTCTCGAGAATGCAAAACAAGTTCACCAAAGAATTTCCATGCAGTTATAACCTTCAGATCTCTAGCTTGTTCTACTGGTCTGCGCCATGGTACTAGTCGTTCTACACTTTGGCTACCACTTGACCTGTTCTTAGAGAATGTTATGGACGGATATCAAGTTAACAGTACAAGTGCCATTGAAATAATAACTG GTATGATTAAAACACTGAAAGCAATTAATGGCACCACCTGGCACGACACCTTTTTAGGCCTTTGGATTGCTGCTCTCCGTCTCGTTCAAAGG GAGAGAGATCCGATTGAGGGTCCTAAGCCTCGCCTAGATCCTCGTTTGTGCGTATTGTTGTCAATCACACCTCTTGTTATTGCGGATCTTATTGATGAAGAGGAGGCTGCACCAAATGATGAAACAGAATGTCGGTACAGCAATCAATGGAAAGAAAATAAGGGTCCATGGGAACGTCGAAATGATTTGGTCTCCAGCTTACAGGTACTAGGAGACTATCAGGGCTTGCTGACTCCACCACAATCTGTTGTTTCTGCAGCCAATCAGGCTGCTGCTAAAGCTATGTTGTTTCTCTCTGGCATCAGTGTTGGGAGCGCATACTTTGAGTGCATTAATATGAAAGACATGCCTATCAATTGCT CTGGAAATTTACACCACCTGATTGTAGAGGCTTGCATTTCCAGAGATCTTCTGGACACATCAGCATATTTCTGGCATGGCTATGTGAATGGACGCATTGACCAAATACCTCGTAGTGTGCCAACGCAAGTACCTGGTTGGTCATCATTCATGAAGGGAGCTGCATTTACACCTATAATGATTAATGCTCTAGTTTCCAGTCCCGCTTCAAG CCTGGCAGAGCTCGAGAAAGTTTTTGCGATTGCTGTCAAAGGATCTGAAGATGAGAAGATATCTGCTGCTACCATTCTTTGTGGAGCCTCTCTAATCCGAGGTTGGAATGTACAG GAACATGCAATTCAATTCATTACTAGATTATTGTCTCCTCCAGCACCTGCTGATTGTGATGGGAGTTACAGCCATTTTATAAGTTATGCTGCGATGCTGAATGTACTGATTGTTGGGATTGCCACTGTTGATTGTGTACAGATATTCTCTCTACATGGCATG GTTCCTCAACTTGCATGCTCATTGATGCCGATTTGTGAGGTTTTCGGATCATGTGTGCCCAATGTCTCATGGACACTCCCCACAGGCGAAGAAATCTCTGCTCATGCTGTTTTCTCAAGTGCTTTTGCTCTTCTTTTAAAGCTATGGAGGTTTAATCATCCACCTATTGACCATGGGGTGGGAGATGTGCCTACTGTAGGATCCCAGCTAACTCCTGAATACCTCCTCTCAGTAAGAAATTCCCATCTAGTGTCTGCTGAAAGCATCCACAGAGATCGAAACAAAAGGAGACTCTCAGCAGCTGCAAGTTCATCATACCCAAAACCTATATTTGTGGATTCATTTCCAAAAGTAAAAGTATGGTATCGACAGCATCTAAGGTGTATAGCTGCCACTCTCTCTGGTCTCGTTCATGGAACTCAAGTTCATCAGACAGTAGAAGAACTTCTTAACATGATGTTCAGAAAGATCAACAGGGGAAACCAGTCTTTAACTTCTGTTGGCACTGGAAGTAGTGGTTCATCTGGAGCTGTAAATGAAGATAGCTCTCTAAGACCTAAATTGCCTGCCTGGGATATTCTGGAAGCTGTTCCTTTTGTCGTTGATGCTGCTTTAACAGCATGCACTCATGGAATACTTTCTCCGCGTGAACTTGCTACAG CTGAAGTGAGTAGAGGTGTTTGGAAACCAGCTTTTATGAATGGTATGGATTGGCCAAGCCCAGCTGCAAATTTGTTAAATGTTGAGGAACATATCAAGAGAATCCTTGCTACCACCGGTGTTGATATCCCAAGCCTTGCTGCAG CAGGGGGGAGCTATCCAGCTACACTTCCTCTACCTTTGGCTGCCTTTGTAAGCCTCACTATTACCTATAAAATCGATAAAGCCTCAGAAAGATTTCTCAATTTGGCTGGCCCAGCCTTGGAGACCCTTGCGGCAGGCTGCCCGTGGCCTTGCATGCCTATTGTTGCCTCACTATGGACCCAAAAGGCAAAGCGATGGTTTGATTTCCTTGTCTTTTCTGCATCTCGAACTGTCTTTCTTCACAACAGTGATGCAGTGGTTCAGCTTCTTAAAAGCTGCTTCACTGCGACACTTGGCTTGAACACTAATTCTATCTCTAGCAATGGTGGTGTTGGAGCTCTTCTTGGGCATGGATTTGGTTCCCATATTTGTGGTGGGATTTCCCCTGTTGCTCCAGGAATTCTCTATCTCCGGGTTTATCGATCCATCAGAGATATAACGTTTATAACCGAGGAGATTCTATCTCTCTTGATGCATTCTGTGAGAGAAATAGCGTCCAGTGGGCTCCCTAGAGAGAAATTGGAGAAGTTAAAAACAACAAAGAACGGAATGAGATATCAGCAGGTTTCACACGCTGAAGCAATGACTAAAGTGAAACTTGCAGCTTCACTTGGGGCTTCATTAGTGTGGCTTTCTGGGGGTTTAGTTTTAGTGCAGTCAGTGATAAAAGAAACTTTGCCTTCTTGGTTTATATCTGTTCACAGGTCTGAAAGAGAAGGATCAGATGCTCTAGATGGGCTAGTCACAATGCTTGGTGGATATGCACTTGCATATTTTGCTGTGCTCTGTGGAGCCTGTGCTTGGGGAATTGACTCATCATCCTCAGCATCAAAGTGGCGTCCCAACATCCTGGGAACCCATCTGGAATTCCTTGCTAGTGCACTTGATGGAAAGATATCACTTGGTTGTGACAGGGCCACTTGGCGTGCCTATGTCTCAGGTTTTGTGAGCCTGATGGTAGGTTGCACGCCAACTTGGGTGCTAGAGATAGATGTAGAAGTATTGAAGAGGCTAAGCAAGGGGCTAACACAATGGAATGAAGAGGAGCTTGCCATGGCATTGCTGGGGATTGGTGGAGTTGGCACAATGGGTGCAGCTGCTGAACTGATAATTGAGCATGATAAATGA
- the LOC123221912 gene encoding mediator of RNA polymerase II transcription subunit 33A-like isoform X2, with product MTVTVAGGGGGGGDAGGGVWDSVVEITKVAQLKGSDPLLWVVQLSSSLNSAGVSLPSTELAQVLVSYICWDNNVPILWKFLEKALMLKIVPPLFLLALLSDRVIPCRRLQPTAYRLYLELLKRYAFTLKCQIHGPDYQKVMKSIDAVLHLSKNFGLPATEPGILVVEFIFSIVWQLLDASLDDEGLLELTPERKSRWPTQPLEMEIDSCNGFDEERTEYHERLHNMNTVMALEIIGKFLQNKVTSRIIYLARRNLPTYWVGFTQRIRLLGENSSALRNSKILTPEGLLQLVSDTRIVLSRECKTSSPKNFHAVITFRSLACSTGLRHGTSRSTLWLPLDLFLENVMDGYQVNSTSAIEIITGMIKTLKAINGTTWHDTFLGLWIAALRLVQRERDPIEGPKPRLDPRLCVLLSITPLVIADLIDEEEAAPNDETECRYSNQWKENKGPWERRNDLVSSLQVLGDYQGLLTPPQSVVSAANQAAAKAMLFLSGISVGSAYFECINMKDMPINCSGNLHHLIVEACISRDLLDTSAYFWHGYVNGRIDQIPRSVPTQVPGWSSFMKGAAFTPIMINALVSSPASSLAELEKVFAIAVKGSEDEKISAATILCGASLIRGWNVQEHAIQFITRLLSPPAPADCDGSYSHFISYAAMLNVLIVGIATVDCVQIFSLHGMVPQLACSLMPICEVFGSCVPNVSWTLPTGEEISAHAVFSSAFALLLKLWRFNHPPIDHGVGDVPTVGSQLTPEYLLSVRNSHLVSAESIHRDRNKRRLSAAASSSYPKPIFVDSFPKVKVWYRQHLRCIAATLSGLVHGTQVHQTVEELLNMMFRKINRGNQSLTSVGTGSSGSSGAVNEDSSLRPKLPAWDILEAVPFVVDAALTACTHGILSPRELATGLKDLADFLPACLATIVSYFSAEVSRGVWKPAFMNGMDWPSPAANLLNVEEHIKRILATTGVDIPSLAAGGSYPATLPLPLAAFVSLTITYKIDKASERFLNLAGPALETLAAGCPWPCMPIVASLWTQKAKRWFDFLVFSASRTVFLHNSDAVVQLLKSCFTATLGLNTNSISSNGGVGALLGHGFGSHICGGISPVAPGILYLRVYRSIRDITFITEEILSLLMHSVREIASSGLPREKLEKLKTTKNGMRYQQVSHAEAMTKVKLAASLGASLVWLSGGLVLVQSVIKETLPSWFISVHRSEREGSDALDGLVTMLGGYALAYFAVLCGACAWGIDSSSSASKWRPNILGTHLEFLASALDGKISLGCDRATWRAYVSGFVSLMVGCTPTWVLEIDVEVLKRLSKGLTQWNEEELAMALLGIGGVGTMGAAAELIIEHDK from the exons ATGACGGTGACTGTAGCCGGAGGTGGAGGAGGCGGTGGCGATGCTGGTGGTGGAGTTTGGGACAGCGTAGTGGAAATTACAAAGGTGGCGCAATTAAAAGGAAGTGATCCGTTATTGTGGGTTGTACAGTTGTCTTCGAGTTTGAATTCGGCGGGAGTGAGTTTGCCTTCAACTGAGTTAGCTCAAGTGTTGGTTTCGTACATTTGTTGGGATAACAATGTTCCCATTCTATGGAAGTTTCTAGAAAAGGCTCTCATGCTCAAGATCGTCCCTCCTTTGTTCCTCCTCGCTCTGCTTTCTGACAg AGTCATTCCATGTCGACGTTTGCAACCAACAGCATATAGGCTCTACTTGGAGCTTCTCAAAAGATACGCTTTTACACTAAAATGCCAAATTCATGGACCAGATTATCAAAA GGTTATGAAATCAATAGATGCTGTTCTTCATCTTTCCAAGAATTTTGGTCTGCCAGCAACTGAGCCCGGCATTCTTGTGGTTGAGTTTATCTTTTCTATAGTGTGGCAATTGCTTGATGCATCACTAGATGATGAAGGTTTGCTGGAACTTACCCCAGAGAGGAAGTCTAGATGGCCAACTCAACCATTAGAAATGGAAATAGATAGTTGCAATGGCTTTGATGAGGAGAGGACTGAATATCATGAGAGATTGCATAATATGAATACTGTGATGGCGCTTGAGATAATTGGAAAATTTCTACAAAATAAAGTGACTTCTAGGATTATTTATTTGGCACGACGAAACTT GCCCACATATTGGGTAGGTTTCACCCAGAGAATTCGGCTGCTAGGAGAAAATTCATCAGCAttgagaaattcaaaaattttaactccTGAGGGTCTTCTACAGTTGGTATCTGATACTCGTATTGTCTTGTCTCGAGAATGCAAAACAAGTTCACCAAAGAATTTCCATGCAGTTATAACCTTCAGATCTCTAGCTTGTTCTACTGGTCTGCGCCATGGTACTAGTCGTTCTACACTTTGGCTACCACTTGACCTGTTCTTAGAGAATGTTATGGACGGATATCAAGTTAACAGTACAAGTGCCATTGAAATAATAACTG GTATGATTAAAACACTGAAAGCAATTAATGGCACCACCTGGCACGACACCTTTTTAGGCCTTTGGATTGCTGCTCTCCGTCTCGTTCAAAGG GAGAGAGATCCGATTGAGGGTCCTAAGCCTCGCCTAGATCCTCGTTTGTGCGTATTGTTGTCAATCACACCTCTTGTTATTGCGGATCTTATTGATGAAGAGGAGGCTGCACCAAATGATGAAACAGAATGTCGGTACAGCAATCAATGGAAAGAAAATAAGGGTCCATGGGAACGTCGAAATGATTTGGTCTCCAGCTTACAGGTACTAGGAGACTATCAGGGCTTGCTGACTCCACCACAATCTGTTGTTTCTGCAGCCAATCAGGCTGCTGCTAAAGCTATGTTGTTTCTCTCTGGCATCAGTGTTGGGAGCGCATACTTTGAGTGCATTAATATGAAAGACATGCCTATCAATTGCT CTGGAAATTTACACCACCTGATTGTAGAGGCTTGCATTTCCAGAGATCTTCTGGACACATCAGCATATTTCTGGCATGGCTATGTGAATGGACGCATTGACCAAATACCTCGTAGTGTGCCAACGCAAGTACCTGGTTGGTCATCATTCATGAAGGGAGCTGCATTTACACCTATAATGATTAATGCTCTAGTTTCCAGTCCCGCTTCAAG CCTGGCAGAGCTCGAGAAAGTTTTTGCGATTGCTGTCAAAGGATCTGAAGATGAGAAGATATCTGCTGCTACCATTCTTTGTGGAGCCTCTCTAATCCGAGGTTGGAATGTACAG GAACATGCAATTCAATTCATTACTAGATTATTGTCTCCTCCAGCACCTGCTGATTGTGATGGGAGTTACAGCCATTTTATAAGTTATGCTGCGATGCTGAATGTACTGATTGTTGGGATTGCCACTGTTGATTGTGTACAGATATTCTCTCTACATGGCATG GTTCCTCAACTTGCATGCTCATTGATGCCGATTTGTGAGGTTTTCGGATCATGTGTGCCCAATGTCTCATGGACACTCCCCACAGGCGAAGAAATCTCTGCTCATGCTGTTTTCTCAAGTGCTTTTGCTCTTCTTTTAAAGCTATGGAGGTTTAATCATCCACCTATTGACCATGGGGTGGGAGATGTGCCTACTGTAGGATCCCAGCTAACTCCTGAATACCTCCTCTCAGTAAGAAATTCCCATCTAGTGTCTGCTGAAAGCATCCACAGAGATCGAAACAAAAGGAGACTCTCAGCAGCTGCAAGTTCATCATACCCAAAACCTATATTTGTGGATTCATTTCCAAAAGTAAAAGTATGGTATCGACAGCATCTAAGGTGTATAGCTGCCACTCTCTCTGGTCTCGTTCATGGAACTCAAGTTCATCAGACAGTAGAAGAACTTCTTAACATGATGTTCAGAAAGATCAACAGGGGAAACCAGTCTTTAACTTCTGTTGGCACTGGAAGTAGTGGTTCATCTGGAGCTGTAAATGAAGATAGCTCTCTAAGACCTAAATTGCCTGCCTGGGATATTCTGGAAGCTGTTCCTTTTGTCGTTGATGCTGCTTTAACAGCATGCACTCATGGAATACTTTCTCCGCGTGAACTTGCTACAG GGCTTAAAGACTTGGCTGATTTTCTTCCTGCATGTTTGGCAACAATTGTGAGCTACTTCTCAGCTGAAGTGAGTAGAGGTGTTTGGAAACCAGCTTTTATGAATGGTATGGATTGGCCAAGCCCAGCTGCAAATTTGTTAAATGTTGAGGAACATATCAAGAGAATCCTTGCTACCACCGGTGTTGATATCCCAAGCCTTGCTGCAG GGGGGAGCTATCCAGCTACACTTCCTCTACCTTTGGCTGCCTTTGTAAGCCTCACTATTACCTATAAAATCGATAAAGCCTCAGAAAGATTTCTCAATTTGGCTGGCCCAGCCTTGGAGACCCTTGCGGCAGGCTGCCCGTGGCCTTGCATGCCTATTGTTGCCTCACTATGGACCCAAAAGGCAAAGCGATGGTTTGATTTCCTTGTCTTTTCTGCATCTCGAACTGTCTTTCTTCACAACAGTGATGCAGTGGTTCAGCTTCTTAAAAGCTGCTTCACTGCGACACTTGGCTTGAACACTAATTCTATCTCTAGCAATGGTGGTGTTGGAGCTCTTCTTGGGCATGGATTTGGTTCCCATATTTGTGGTGGGATTTCCCCTGTTGCTCCAGGAATTCTCTATCTCCGGGTTTATCGATCCATCAGAGATATAACGTTTATAACCGAGGAGATTCTATCTCTCTTGATGCATTCTGTGAGAGAAATAGCGTCCAGTGGGCTCCCTAGAGAGAAATTGGAGAAGTTAAAAACAACAAAGAACGGAATGAGATATCAGCAGGTTTCACACGCTGAAGCAATGACTAAAGTGAAACTTGCAGCTTCACTTGGGGCTTCATTAGTGTGGCTTTCTGGGGGTTTAGTTTTAGTGCAGTCAGTGATAAAAGAAACTTTGCCTTCTTGGTTTATATCTGTTCACAGGTCTGAAAGAGAAGGATCAGATGCTCTAGATGGGCTAGTCACAATGCTTGGTGGATATGCACTTGCATATTTTGCTGTGCTCTGTGGAGCCTGTGCTTGGGGAATTGACTCATCATCCTCAGCATCAAAGTGGCGTCCCAACATCCTGGGAACCCATCTGGAATTCCTTGCTAGTGCACTTGATGGAAAGATATCACTTGGTTGTGACAGGGCCACTTGGCGTGCCTATGTCTCAGGTTTTGTGAGCCTGATGGTAGGTTGCACGCCAACTTGGGTGCTAGAGATAGATGTAGAAGTATTGAAGAGGCTAAGCAAGGGGCTAACACAATGGAATGAAGAGGAGCTTGCCATGGCATTGCTGGGGATTGGTGGAGTTGGCACAATGGGTGCAGCTGCTGAACTGATAATTGAGCATGATAAATGA